The DNA window GCATCAAGGACTCTGATGTCTCCAGGGTGAAGACAAGGATTTTTTGTTACTACCACCTTCCCCACTAGTATACAAGTGCTGTCATCACCATCCACTTTCCTCAAGCTTTCATCTTCAAACTGTTGCTTAGCTTTGGGCACAGTTATGCGGACAAATACTTGACCATAATCCAATTGACCAGTTTCATCCAAGCAACCTAACAAGATACGACCCTTGGGAACAAATATTCGGCATCTAGTTCTCAAATCAGATAACTGGTATGCATAATTTGCTCTGAGCATCATCGCCAGGTAAGGCTCACTGTTCGGCTTATAAAATCCATGCAACATCTTCACTAGAATGCTTTTAGAATCAGCTCCACTTAGggtttccaaaacttccaaagcCGCATCACTGTCAGTCAACATCCTTCCTAGCAAATGCACTTGTTCCTGCTGCATTGCCAAAAACGCCTCATCTTTTACTCCTAAAGTAGACAGCAAAGATATAACCTCTCGGTTGAGAAAGCAAGGCATTGAATCACTCCAATTAGTGACACAAAGCATTTTGTTTTTCGATTCAAATTTAAGCATACTGCCACGCAGCGATAACTTCCTAAAGGAATGGCGATCAACAGCAAGAACACCTTTGTATCCACCATACCGAATTTGAAATGCTGATGGAATCTGATTCTTATCCAACTTTAGCTTTTCAGCAACCTTTTTTGCAAAAGAGAGGGAAATTTTCCCAATACCATCTGAGAAACAGTATTTTATACCATCACTCTCAACTTCAATATCTTGAATTATTTCCACATCTTGAATGGGCACTTCATAAGTTTGCATTGATGAACTGAACAACTGACCCATCCTCGCTGCACATTTAGAAACGCTGCGAATATTGTTGAAGCATCCCATCCATTCTCTAATATCTGCTGCTTTCAACTTGTCACTTGAAGCAAAAACCCAAACTGAATTTGATCGGAGTTGACTCGCAGAGAAGGCCAgaaactcaaattttttcaaaccaaTTACAATCCCATCTCGAAGAATAGTCAATATCCGCTCATATATTTTAGTTCTAAAAGGTTCTGAAAAGATTCCCTTTTGCAAACTAGCTGATACAGCATTAACTGGAAGCTTACCCCAGTTCTCATCAACAAAAGTGATCCTCATGAAATCTGAAGCAAATTGAGAAAAATGCTTTACCACATGATTTGAGGTTTCAAGCTCAGGACCAAGACAATAAATCTTTGTTGGGGTAATCAAGGCTCTATGACAGCTCATTATGTTATTCTCCATCAGCCTTTTCTGCGATGATGGATGAGGACCTCTACCCTTACTACTTAGCACATGTAATTGAGTATTCACAAATTTTTGAGGTTCATAACAAGTGGAATTCAGCTTGTGCAATTTCTGAAAAATCAGGGCTTTGGTTTCTTCATCTAAACTTCCTAGCAAGTCAATGAAATCACTATCTACTGATGCAAGACTGATTTTCTGGGTATGAATGAGGGAATTCAATTGGAAAAGGGTCTCATACGGTATCTTAGTATCTGTAGAAAGACAGTTTACAAGTGGAACTATTTCTGCCGGAGAACAATACTCTTCCCCCTCCTCTAGAGTTAGATCTTTCAGAATTTCTCTGTAGAGCGGGAAACTACAAAAAATATCCTGATTGAATGGTCCTTCCTCAATCTCCCAACAAAACGATGTAGAATGTCCAAGTGCCTTCATAGCTGAGAAGTCTGTCGTACGCACCCAAGTAAAATCATAATCCTCCTTGCAGAAATGGTACCTACCATTAGCAGCATTAAACTTCGACGACACATTTGACCCAAATTTTTTCTGATAAATCTTTGGTGCATATTTCAGCTGAGAATGAAATAGTCAAGCAAAAGTTAGAAGTTCAGAAAAATTACAGATCAAGATGAAAAATTGCAACATTGTCATTGCAGTTTATATAACAAACCAAAAATTACATCAACCGACGACAAAATTAAGTGCATAGCCTAGTCAGAAAAAGATCATTACTTTGTAAGAAAAATACTGTACCAAAGCTTGGCAAAGACCCACATGCATAACAGaccattaaaaaaagaaaaaaagacaaTACAACACACAGTTCTGAAGCTCATTGGCAAAAAATCAAACACCTTGTAGGCACTACACATTAATCAAGAAGCACTTGGATGTACCTTCAAGAGGAGGGCATTGAGTTTGTCACCACCACCCAAACAGTACCCATTGGCCTCCAGAATATCCTCGAACCAAATCTCGAGCTTGTAGCACTGTCCATCATGTGGGACCCAGAACTCGATCTTCCTCCTCTCGGGCATGGGCCAGCCCCTGACACGTTCCCAGGTGTGCAGCACACTCATGCGGTCGTCGCGGACCATGAAGCCGGCATAGAGGGTGCCGTTTTCGAGGCGGTGGGAGGGGAGAGAGGGGCGGAAGACGACATCGTCGGGGGCGTGGGAAAGGTGGAGGAAGTGGGATTTGAAGACGAGGGTGTTGTGGTGGGAGAGGGAGAGGGCCTTGGTTTTGGCGTCCGGTGTCTCGAACTGAACGCGGCCGAAGGAGCGGGAGTTCCAGGTGGCGTTGTTCTGATCGGTGAAGATCTCAAGGGCGAAGACGGAGGAGGGTCCCAGTGTGGCTTGGAGGAAGTGGACGAGGTCGGTGGCGGTGGCGGATATGGGGATGTTGGAGACACGCACGGTCGTGCCCGTGTCGGATGTGGCCGTCAGGGTCTCCATTGTAGGTGAGTGAGCGAGTGAGTGACTCGGTGGACTCAGTCAACCCTTGTTTACCCTCACTCTCACAGTCACGGTCACAGTCACAGTCCCAGTCACACTGCCCCCTTTTTGGAGCTTTCAGCTTTGGACTGCTCACTGCTGTTTTCTTATGCTTGATGCTTTCCTTTCCCtctttcttcccttttcctttaaAGGGTTTTGTTAAGAgggaatattttttatatagaattTCTCTcgagagacaaaaaaaaaaatcttaacaaTGTTTATAATGGATTAATTTATTGGTTCatagtaaattaaaaaataagaaatatctcctaaattttagtaataaatattttttatttcttaattttaaattttaactatctTCTATCCACTATTAAGATATTCTAGCATCGCCTAATTTCAACGGCTCTAATAGCACCATGACATTTTCTCTAGTCGTCACCCACCCCAACAGTCGGTTACATATAAAACTAATCACTCTTAGATTTTTATGCTTCAaccaaatttaataaattaattatctaaataCTCATTAAAACAATAATCTGCATATCTACTGTATTgaacatttaaattattttaattgaacATTTAGATTATTTTAACCCCTTGAAAATTTTAACCATCATCTCCCTTTTAACTCTAATTACACTCCCTTTTAATCCAAACTCCCTCCCCAGCGTCACCATCTCCCGTCGTCACCAACCTCGAGTGCCGTATTAAAAACAAACATCTCatttgcaagaaaaataaacatcacATTTACATTAAGAACAAACATCTCATTTATATAAAGAACAAAAATCCCATTTACATTAAGAATAAACATCTCATttacatgaaaaataaatatctacaTGCATATATAAAACTTTCGCTGCATACTTTCTCCCATCATCGGTCTGTGCGTCCAGCATCGATCTTCCAATGATCCATACGCTTCTCCGGTAACGCTGCTGTCGCCGCTATCATGCCTGTCGTTGTTTCGTGCCGATGATGCGTCCGGCTAAAGGTGCAGAAAATTCTTCTGTCGAACGTTTGTTCAGCCACGTCGGAGCTGGTCCTCCTTCGCCGTCGCTATCCTCGAATTTGGCGTCTCCATCCTCACTAAAATCCTTCCATTCGCTGCGGCGTTCTTCTTCGCTAAGGGATTCATCAAGCCCAGCCTCGGAAACCGCGTTGCGTGCCAGTTCGTCTCACTCTTCAGAAGCTCCTCGCTGGGGTTAGGGTACAGCTTGGTCTTCAGCAAAGCGCTTCTCACGCCGGCGATCCCGTCAGTTTCAGCGCGGCTGGTGGAATTTTCCTGCCACTCGTGAAGGCTCTCTGCGTTGTATGCGGGAGAGAAAATAGGGTTTGGGGAGAGAAATTAGGGTTTGAGGGAGAGGGATTAGAATTATCAGTGAGAGTAAATgttttttatataatggatgAGATATTTTCCGTGTCCAATCAATTTTAGCATCCAAGTTCACCCAAACAATTTTAGGTCACGCACTTTTTTCGCTTTCTTCTTTCCTCacgcttcttctcttcttcttcttctcttctcccccgcgcttcttcttctctttctcatgCTCGTTTGTGTACAGAGcgtctttttcttctttgctttcctcctcctcctcattctcctcctccttttttgcattccttcttcttcacgtgttttctctttatcgtcattcttttgttattgttgttgctatatttttttgtctttttctccttctctcctaagtgaagaagcagtagaaggcgaggaggaagagttttgaagtATGCACAACATAAATGAATCGACCATGTtattatggtgaaacaattgtatagtactaaatgaatgaaacattatccattatataaattcaaattcgaacagctttctgcataatgaaccgaacacgtactcagggtgaaacaattgtatagtactgaataaatgaaacataatccattatataaaatcaaattcaaacaactttctgcataatgaatcgaacacgtactcatggtgaaacaattgtatagtattgAATGAACGAAAGataatctattatataaaatcaaatcaaacagatttctgcataatgaaccgaacacgtactcatggtgaaacaattgtatagtattgaatgaacgaaacataattcattagataaaatcaaattcaaacagctttctgcgtaatgaaccgaacatgtactcatggtgaaacaatttgtatagtactaaatgaataaaacatatttgaaagaagaagaagaagcgcaggggagaagaagaagaaaaagcgcAGGGGGCAAAAGAAGATAAAGCACGTGTAATGGCGCTCTTTTAATGAAAGTAGTTTTTATTGGTGTTGGACGTACTTGAATAAAATTTGGATGAAAAAATACTTGGATGTGTAGCAAAATTCCAATATAGATGATGgccttcttaaattttttgaaaatctaatttttgaaaaattaatttaaaaaatttgatttttaaattattgttcaatttaatttctattgtacacattgtacattAAATATATTggctttcaatatttttttctttttattaatatataaattttctaaaattattttgaataaaaaatataatatattataacagaatttttttaatatataataattttataatattttattcatatataattttttaaaaagttacgTGAATTTTTTGTTGCTTTTCAGTTTCACCTCGGATGGTAATATGAATTTAAAAACTAACCacataactaatatatatatattttttatttggtattCAAAACGGGGCTAAAACGCCCAAAAGGAAAAAACCAGAAACTAAATACAGATAGAATGGGGTAAGGTAGCCCCTCTCTCATCCTCCTGGAGAATGCTAACTAACTCTGGGAATGGATAGTCCCAGAACAAAAACCCAAAATCAAGATCAATACTCTTCTTGGCCAGGCAATTTGCACACTTGTTGCATTCCCTATAGTtatgtacaaaaaaaattctcCAATCAAGTTTTTTCAGCTCACTAATCCTTCTAATCAGAGAATTAGGGTGCCTTTCTAACTTTCTTTCCTCATTCAATAACTTCACCACTCCCTCTGAGTCACATTCTACCATTATCTTCTTCATCCCCAATCTCCTTGCCATGTTCAGCCCTTGCACAACACCCCACAGTTCGGCGATGAGGGCAGAGCAGTTTCCAATCGTGTGAGTGAAGCCCGCAACCCACTTCTCGTTCTCATCCCACAGGAGGCCGCCGCATCCCCTCCCGATGCTCCATCGACATTAAGCTTCAGCCATCCCTTCGGCGGGGGTTTCCACCCCACCCGGCCCAGTCTTCTCACCCGCGCTTTTCCCATCAGGTAAGCTTTTTCAAAAGCTTTGTTAATTTCCTGaatttcttttatgatttctgTGTATGGCTGGATTGGTCTTCTGTAGTTGTcctcatgattttccttatttctccaAAACCAGATTTTTGAGCATGTAACCATGTATATATCCTTCCAATCTATATTTTGGTTCTGTCCCAATTATTTTGTTAGGTTAGCTTCCACCCAATCTCCCCAATTAAGACTGAAGAATTTCTGCAATTCCATAGGATTAAGAAAATTAACCCAAATTGTTGATGCTTTAGCGCAATCTCTGAATAGGTGTAGAAGATCTTCTTGCACTCCTTGGCAAACCTTGCAGTCTCCACTTCCACCAAACAATCTTGCTATTCTCTGATTTGTAAGAGTTCTCTTATGCATAACAGTCCACATGAAAACCTTGACTCTTTGGGGGCCTTTCCAACTCCATAGGTGACTCCAAATagttttattgggtttgttctAATTGTTTAGAGATTTATAGGTCGATGCAATCGAGAAATCTCCCTCCTCATTATACTTCTACCCTTTTCTATCATCATCTGCCTCAGAATGAGGAGGGTATGTTGCTGTAATTTTCTGGACAATCTCTTCTGGCAGATAGGTATTGAGTTTTCTCCGGTTCCATTCTCCATTCTCTTCCACCCATTCTGAGACAAGGCTATTGCTATCTGAAATCTGTGTTTTGGCACTCTCTTGCAGTGCTCCTACCCCTTCAAGCCAGTGATCATGCCAAAATCTAGTACCCCTTCCATTCCCAATAAACTTAATAGTGTTTGATTGAAAAGTTGGCCACATCTTGAGAACTTCTCTCCAGAAGCTTGAATCTGTGTTTCTACTTTGCGTGTCATCATCAATTAGGTTCCCATCACAGTATTTGTGCTTAAGGACTTTCACCCACATCTGCTCTGGATTTTCATCCATTTgccataaaatttttataaggaaaGCATCATTCATGGATGATAGCTTCCTGAACCCCAATCCTCCTTCGTGCCTTGGGAGACACATAGTCTTCCATCCAATCAGGtgcaatctttttttatttggttcGTCTCCCCATATGAAGTTTCTTTGAAGTCTTTTCACCTCTCTACAAACTCCCTTAGGTACCCTTTCGTGCTGCATCTGGTAGTTCAGAATCGGACTAATAGTTGATTGTGCAAGTGTTAACCTTCCTGCCAAGGAAAGACACTTAGTCTTCCAGTCTTTAAGTTTGCTTTGAACCCTTCTCACTATATCCTTATACCTCTCCTTTCCTTCCCTTTTGTCAGAGATGCTCGCTCCCAAGTATTTTCCTAGCTCTTTCTGTTCTTTAAATTTAGACAAATTTAGAATCTCCTCCTTTGTGCTTCCAGCCGTACCCTTAGAGAACACAATAGCTGTCttctgtttgtttattttcaacCCCGAAGCATTACAAAAAATTTCTAAGACACCTTTTATTCTTGCCATTTGGTCTTGTGTTGCTTCCGCAAAAAGAAGAAGGTCGTCCGCAAACATAAGATAGGAAATTTTTGGTCCATCTCTACCCACCCCAATCGGCTTCCATTCCCCGTCCAGCACATTTTGTTCTATGAGATGCGAGAGCTTGTCCATGCACATAACGAACAAGTAGGGCGAAATGGGATCCCCTTGTCGCAATCCTTTTCTTGGAATAAATTCTTCTGTCTTATTCCCATTCCAAATAACATTGAACGATACCGTGCTCACGCATTGCATTATAATCTCGACCATCTTATCCGGCAATCTGAATTCTTCCAATCTAATCTTGAGAAAATCCCAACTCATCCTGTCATAGGCTTTTTTGAAATCTATTTTGATCGCCATGAACTGCTTTCTCCCCTTCATTCTCTTCATAGTGTGAATAAGCTCCTTTGCAATGATGATGTTGTCTTGAATTTTCCTTCTCGGTATGAAACTTGACTGGTGCGCCGCTATTCTGTCATTCAAGTGTGGTTTTAACCTTTCCACTAGCACTTTTGTTATGACCTTATAGCACACATTGCATAGTGCTATAGGCCTGAACTGGTTAATCAACTCTGGATTGTTGATCTTAGGCACCAAAGCAATGAGGGTGGAGTTTGCTTGTCTGATAGTTTCTGGATTCCTCCAGCACATATCTATGAATTCCTGTACTTTTCCTTTCATGCTGTCTCAGTTACTCTTATAGATGAGAGCAGGGAATCCATCACTTCCAGGTGCTTTCAGGGAGCCAATGCTGAAAATGGCTTTCCTCATTTCTTCCTCATTTGGGGGTGTTATGAGTCTCCTGCAATCATCATTGGTAAAATCAGGTGGGACATagtattttaattcaaaaggaACAGTCATTACCTCATTTTGATAGATATTTTTGAAGTGGTTAATAATGTGGTCTCCTAGctcctcctcttcttcgatCCACTCCCCATCTGTTCCTTTGAGCTTCATAATTCTATTCTTCCCCCTCTTGACAATTATTTTAGTATGGTAGTATCGGGTGTTTCTATCTCCATCCACGATCCAATTCTCCCTAGATTTCTGCAACCAAAAAGATTCCTCTTTGTTCAGAATGTCATCTAGCTCTCTATTAAGTTTTTGCTCTAGATCTTCAAGGTAGGGATTCCTTCCGTAGCTATTGCTTCTTTGAATTCCTTCAATAGTTATCAACTACATCTAATAGAATGACTGAGAAGTGAGAACTACGAGAAGTTAAACCCAGATTCAAAAtgctaaaacaaagaaaagaaaacagtggatatatgattagagaaaaatgtataataatgacaaaatatactaaaatcgaATTTTTTCTCCAACTAATAAAATTGGGGTGTTAATTCCttatgaattcattttttctctaaaatgaaatcactattttttttctaaatttattttagaaaaatatatttattataattatattacaattaacatttaacgaataatgcatgattatattaagagaaatatatttattataattatataaaattaatatttaatacattatcaactaataaaagtgaggtgtcaattcctcatgaattcatttttcctccaaaatgaaagcattattctctcttctaaatttattttagaaaaatatcattattgataattatattacaatattacaattagtatttaatgaataatgcataattataataatttagaaaaataaaataaaattcagtaATTTATCTTCCAACTGCACACGTGTgtagaataacttttaagaagGAGTCATGTATAGTAAATACGGTCGATGATTGTAAAATTGTTTACtaacattgatataatattatttcaggtatattttttgcagacataaaaaaaatgttgagttattttttagtagatttaaattatttattatttattagagaattttgtgcattagaattctctaataatttattatttattttgattaattttgatatgttctttCTTGACagtaaaacaacatataaaaatttgttggtaGGTCTAAGTATTATTAAGGTATGTATAGTCATATTgagtatatatgtttgatttattgaaaaaagtagattactaaaaccaattaataactattttagagttaatatatttaacactagattaagaaaaaacaaataatacataacatgttatatttttattaatcaaattattataatttaagttaatcttaacaaaataatttaaaatcataattttaattttatcgcGTGCATGGCACGGGTTAATacacttgttaattaattatattaatcttcTATTGCAATACATTTTTTATCTACTCCACAtattatcttttctatcttttttcactttttttaattgctctatttactttatttttaatttttattttacttttacttctcatatatatatttattataattcatcacaggttttttttttaatttaagtgaTTTTTTAGGTTACATTTTACGAttgatacttttattttgtttagtctatttttttagtctatgtttaatataataatttgtaaatatctattctattatgtaaatattaaatttctgcacttaatgataaaactgttgtaacatgtttttgatggtgttttttgatttatttcttttaactcattaaattcattttattataataaattaattatatcaactaattgatttgcttaattatttaaatatcatacaatttattataatttctatcaatcaattaattgtaattcaaatagaatgattattttgttacgaaattattatttcttaatctATTTATAggtaatacatatattaattataatcgtaaattaagtaattttacattaaatgacttatataatggtcATCTCATTTATTATCTTAAATGttgaattaaataagtcattattacttttgatttaaaattaaatgacttcCATATTTTAGTCTCCAACACATCAAAGCCATCTCCGTAACTCTTTTTCCATAAAGAAAATTTGGATTTAACTCTAACAGGAATACAGAAGGTTTTCAAAGAAGAAAGGAATGGTCTGAATTTGCACGAATTCTAAATGTTTGAATTTACGACGTTGTTTCAGTTCATTGTCATTACGAGAATGACTCTAATCTATACGTGTCTATGGACtagaatagattaaatattatttaagtaatttatttcTGATATtggtatttaattaaattagttttagagaaatttaaattgttgactCAATTTATAAATTACGATTATTCTTTTtgaatgtattatttttatattttttaatataaaattctttttttctgatttttatgtttattttctttcttggatatatatcactttttttctcattttatctTTCAGATTAGTAAtgtaattattaagaaaaatatatttacaaaaaagaattattaaaacatcactattaaaaaaaagaaagatatgtgaaaaaaaagaaaatgaaaaattaaaacatcacCTGTTAATATGCGTATGAATGGAGTCAGAATTGAggaatatatatagatataaaaaataaaaaattattgcacgattatagaataaaaaaaatcatatatataaaacgaaataattataacaaaaaaataattaatatatgtaatttAGATGTTTTTAATAACTGGTAACATagagtttaacaaaatataattcacatattttttatttatgtatatatataaaattatttatgtatatgtatatattaacccctcatatttttaatcaaagcaTTTTGACGATAGTTTCTATTTATAGATATTAATGGATGAttgtttctttaaaaataaaatgcattgtgattttaggttatttcataattaacaataatacttgattatttctttaaaaataaaatgcattataattttaggttatttcacaataataattaatgttcataatattgaattattctaaatttattttctatcgTTAGTAGTTAAtcccaaattaaaaagataatatatgtTGAATTGTTGAATAGTCCAAGTATAACAGGAGCTAATTtagtttattaatataattgattgaaagcataaatgataaataagacagataaataattaaaaaaatataatattagtaaTTACTTAAAATAGATAACAAAAAAAGTTATAGAGTATTActttatttgaattattaataattaaaagaataaaaggtcagtaattatttttaaaatagacattaaatttagttttatggtactaatttatttgagttgttaataaaattttataatttttagatttatatctactcaatttatgtattttattttattctactttaacaaaaaattgagacatgcatttttaattatttatttaaaaagtatggcgaaatgagttatatcaattataattaattatcgataattgatatcaattaattgattgtaTTAATTTGTAAGACGAATAACGTATAATAAATATtgtgaaattaattataataaattaataattaataaataaaaaactaaaaagaacttttttattgctttttaatGGCTACACGTTTTTATATTTTCACTTTCTCTTTATCTCTTCCTTTCACTTTTAgttcttttgatttattaaactaaattaattatactaattatttgtattaactaattaagtacCTTTTAATAGGTTATTATAACTATTCCTTAGCTTTAGATCAtaggttaaaaatattataaaaaaatattttataaaagttattgaaaaataaatatttttaaaatgtgtccttaagacacaaattaactaaattatttttcaatttaatgtgtttaattcattcaattgtattaattataactaataaattatgtaatttgatttaattaggataaatatttcatcaattaatattttatttgattcattaaattacattaatcataacttcaaatatttactttaattagagtaaatattaaattattttaaattttgtttgattcattaaaccaaattaattataactaatttattatttaatttgatcaagataaatattaaattatttaataaataatatataaagcaaaaaaaataaatgaaatcaattaattcaatttattatcttattattttatatatccattttctctctcttacttaaggtaatttgtaattttttatttttgtaatatttttttatgatttttttatattaattatttttttatttattttgattaataattcttaagtgtattattattttatttaaagataatttattttttttttgtaatatttttataaaagttgattaataggtttttttaaaatattttttttgaaat is part of the Arachis duranensis cultivar V14167 chromosome 1, aradu.V14167.gnm2.J7QH, whole genome shotgun sequence genome and encodes:
- the LOC107492239 gene encoding RNA-dependent RNA polymerase 2; this translates as METLTATSDTGTTVRVSNIPISATATDLVHFLQATLGPSSVFALEIFTDQNNATWNSRSFGRVQFETPDAKTKALSLSHHNTLVFKSHFLHLSHAPDDVVFRPSLPSHRLENGTLYAGFMVRDDRMSVLHTWERVRGWPMPERRKIEFWVPHDGQCYKLEIWFEDILEANGYCLGGGDKLNALLLKLKYAPKIYQKKFGSNVSSKFNAANGRYHFCKEDYDFTWVRTTDFSAMKALGHSTSFCWEIEEGPFNQDIFCSFPLYREILKDLTLEEGEEYCSPAEIVPLVNCLSTDTKIPYETLFQLNSLIHTQKISLASVDSDFIDLLGSLDEETKALIFQKLHKLNSTCYEPQKFVNTQLHVLSSKGRGPHPSSQKRLMENNIMSCHRALITPTKIYCLGPELETSNHVVKHFSQFASDFMRITFVDENWGKLPVNAVSASLQKGIFSEPFRTKIYERILTILRDGIVIGLKKFEFLAFSASQLRSNSVWVFASSDKLKAADIREWMGCFNNIRSVSKCAARMGQLFSSSMQTYEVPIQDVEIIQDIEVESDGIKYCFSDGIGKISLSFAKKVAEKLKLDKNQIPSAFQIRYGGYKGVLAVDRHSFRKLSLRGSMLKFESKNKMLCVTNWSDSMPCFLNREVISLLSTLGVKDEAFLAMQQEQVHLLGRMLTDSDAALEVLETLSGADSKSILVKMLHGFYKPNSEPYLAMMLRANYAYQLSDLRTRCRIFVPKGRILLGCLDETGQLDYGQVFVRITVPKAKQQFEDESLRKVDGDDSTCILVGKVVVTKNPCLHPGDIRVLDAVYNEELEEMGLRDCLVFPQKGRRPHPNECSGGDLDGDLFFLSWEKDMIPSHTDSPMDYTGRRPRIMDHDVTLEEIHRFFVDYMINDTLGAISTAHLVHADREPEKARSHKCRELAELHSMAVDFAKTGAPAEMPRVLKPREYPDFMERFDKPMYISNGVLGKLYRDITELKLQVTSSSAWSEKLAEQYYDHELEVDGFDAYLETASSHKEMYAQKMTSLMKFYCAETEDELLTGNLINRASYLQRDNRRYGDMKDRILISVKDLQREAKEWFETSCEPREYQPMASAWYHVTYHPKYYQENSNFLSFPWIVGDILLHIKAVYSGVNK